One segment of Actinomycetota bacterium DNA contains the following:
- the lspA gene encoding signal peptidase II gives MNPRRLLALVAGVTVGADQITKAIALSALNDGESIPVVDGVLHWTLQRNPGAAFGLFQRAPVVFTVLAIIIAVVIVATAPRVRDTLNAVALGLVLGGALGNLGDRLFRPPGPFRGRVIDFIDFRIWPTFNLADVGVVIGAALLAIASFRADRRDAAQPSP, from the coding sequence GTGAACCCGCGCCGCCTGCTCGCACTCGTCGCGGGCGTGACCGTGGGTGCGGATCAGATCACCAAAGCCATCGCGCTGTCGGCGTTGAACGACGGCGAGTCGATCCCGGTCGTCGACGGTGTTCTCCACTGGACGTTGCAACGCAATCCCGGCGCGGCGTTCGGGCTCTTCCAGCGTGCGCCGGTCGTGTTCACGGTGCTGGCGATCATCATCGCCGTGGTGATCGTCGCGACCGCGCCGCGCGTGCGCGACACGTTGAACGCCGTCGCGCTCGGCCTGGTGCTCGGCGGGGCGCTGGGGAACCTCGGCGACCGGCTCTTCCGGCCGCCGGGTCCGTTCCGGGGGCGAGTCATCGACTTCATCGACTTTCGCATCTGGCCGACGTTCAACCTCGCCGACGTCGGCGTCGTGATCGGCGCCGCGCTCCTGGCGATCGCCTCGTTCCGCGCCGACCGCCGCGACGCGGCGCAGCCATCGCCGTGA
- a CDS encoding TraR/DksA C4-type zinc finger protein has protein sequence MARPAKKAAPKKPAKPAPAKKAETKPRPKGAAKRAPTAAKPAAPPKPAAAAKPVAPPAKPVAPPRKRKGNAAGLTPTELEAIRKELNEARDLHRKELAELEAGTFNQSQSDLSGEVSFDEESADAGTFTFERERDLSLSNNIRDLLEKVEAALKRMDAGSYGECERCGRPIDKARLKALPYSVLCIDCKKAEERVR, from the coding sequence GTGGCTCGCCCCGCCAAGAAGGCGGCACCCAAGAAACCCGCGAAGCCGGCACCGGCGAAGAAGGCCGAAACCAAGCCCCGGCCGAAGGGTGCCGCGAAGCGCGCCCCGACCGCCGCGAAGCCCGCGGCTCCTCCGAAACCGGCCGCGGCCGCCAAACCGGTCGCGCCCCCCGCCAAACCGGTCGCTCCACCCCGTAAGCGCAAGGGCAACGCTGCGGGACTGACCCCAACCGAGCTCGAGGCGATCCGCAAGGAGCTGAACGAGGCGCGAGACCTCCATCGCAAGGAGCTGGCCGAGCTCGAAGCAGGCACGTTCAACCAGTCGCAGTCCGACCTCTCCGGCGAGGTGTCCTTCGACGAGGAGTCTGCCGACGCCGGAACCTTCACCTTCGAGCGCGAGCGCGATCTGTCGCTCAGCAACAACATCCGCGACCTGCTCGAGAAGGTCGAGGCGGCGTTGAAGCGCATGGACGCCGGGAGCTACGGTGAATGCGAGCGCTGCGGGCGTCCGATCGACAAGGCGCGCCTGAAGGCGTTGCCGTACTCGGTGCTCTGCATCGACTGCAAGAAAGCAGAGGAGCGGGTCCGCTAG
- the ileS gene encoding isoleucine--tRNA ligase, which produces MPVFRAVGSQVDMPALEVQILERWRDKDVFARSVAAREGADEYVVYEGPPTANGRPGVHHVLARVFKDIYPRYKTMRGYSVPRRGGWDCHGLPVELEIEKELGLKSKRDIEAYGIDKFNARCRESVLRYVSDWERLTERIAYWTDLGDAYQTMSNDYIESVWWSLKKIYDQGLLYEDFKVVPYCPRCGTPLSDHEVAMGYETVTDPSVYVRFPLEGEENTSLLVWTTTPWTLLSNAAVAINPEVPYVAVEHEGERLILAEPLVRRVLGQDAKVVEHFDAGSLEGRSYEPPFRFAQPTERAWYVVAAEFVTTEDGTGIVHMAPAYGAEDLAVGRENGLPVIHLVDEEGKFTAQVAPWAGRFVKEADTDIIADLDARGLLFRAETIEHTYPLCWRCKTPLLYYARTSWYIRTTERKKDLLASNEAVNWYPDHIKHGRFGDWLANNIDWSLSRNRYWGTPLPVWRCPQDHVVCIGEVADLAERAGRDLSGLDLHRPSIDEVTFGCTECGGEMRRVREVIDAWYDSGSMPFAQWHYPFEREDVFERRFPADYICEGIDQTRGWFYSLLAIGTLLWEQSAYKNCVCLGLIVQEDGRKMSKSLGNVLDPWEIIDKFGADALRWFFFTAGNPWATRRVGFETIAEVQRGFQRMLWNVYSFYTLYANTENIDPTTASVPVAERHELDRWLLAELHDTVRTATAGLEGYDCTASGRRIAAFVEDLSNWYVRRSRRRFYAKETSERDKVGAHATLYESLKALALLLAPFTPFVADEIWDNIVCSVRPEAPDSVHLADWPGFDESLIDEELRTSMAAARRAVTLGLQAREQAKIKVRQPLARVLIIGTGADQAIRHAAIIAEELNVKIVEVLANAPTEEDWVTAADGGLTVAIDTRMTPELLGEGMARELSRAVQNLRKKSGLAVSDRIHLGIEAPAEAWEAIEPHLDWLASETLATSIVRVPVEEPEGKADVTVDGLRITISLRRA; this is translated from the coding sequence ATGCCCGTCTTCCGCGCGGTCGGATCGCAGGTCGACATGCCCGCGCTCGAGGTCCAGATCCTCGAGCGGTGGCGCGACAAGGACGTGTTCGCCCGCTCCGTCGCTGCCCGCGAGGGAGCCGACGAGTACGTCGTCTACGAAGGTCCGCCGACGGCGAACGGGCGGCCCGGCGTGCACCACGTCCTGGCTCGCGTCTTCAAGGACATCTATCCGCGCTACAAGACGATGCGCGGCTACTCCGTTCCCCGCCGCGGAGGCTGGGACTGCCACGGCCTTCCGGTCGAACTCGAGATCGAGAAGGAGCTCGGCCTCAAGTCCAAGCGAGACATCGAGGCGTACGGCATCGACAAGTTCAACGCGCGGTGCCGCGAGAGCGTCCTGCGCTACGTATCCGACTGGGAGCGCCTCACCGAGCGGATCGCCTACTGGACCGACCTCGGCGACGCGTACCAGACGATGTCGAACGACTACATCGAGAGCGTCTGGTGGTCGCTGAAGAAGATCTACGACCAGGGGCTGCTGTACGAGGACTTCAAGGTCGTCCCCTACTGCCCGCGTTGCGGCACCCCGCTGTCGGATCACGAGGTCGCCATGGGATACGAGACGGTGACCGATCCCAGCGTGTACGTGCGCTTCCCGCTCGAGGGCGAGGAGAACACGTCGCTGCTCGTGTGGACGACGACACCGTGGACGCTGTTGTCGAACGCAGCCGTCGCGATCAATCCCGAAGTTCCGTACGTGGCGGTCGAACACGAAGGCGAGCGGCTCATCCTTGCCGAGCCGCTGGTGCGTCGCGTCCTCGGCCAGGACGCGAAGGTCGTCGAGCACTTCGACGCGGGGTCCCTCGAAGGCCGCTCCTACGAGCCGCCCTTCCGGTTCGCACAGCCCACCGAGCGGGCCTGGTACGTCGTCGCAGCCGAGTTCGTCACGACAGAGGACGGAACCGGGATCGTCCACATGGCGCCGGCGTACGGCGCCGAGGACCTGGCGGTAGGCCGTGAGAACGGCCTCCCGGTGATCCACCTCGTCGACGAGGAAGGGAAGTTCACCGCACAGGTCGCGCCGTGGGCGGGCCGGTTCGTGAAGGAAGCCGACACCGACATCATCGCCGACCTCGACGCGCGCGGGCTGCTGTTCCGCGCAGAGACGATCGAGCACACGTATCCGTTGTGCTGGCGGTGCAAGACGCCGCTCCTCTACTACGCGCGGACCTCCTGGTACATCCGCACCACGGAGCGCAAGAAGGATCTGCTGGCCTCGAACGAGGCGGTGAACTGGTACCCCGACCACATCAAGCACGGGCGCTTCGGGGACTGGCTCGCCAACAACATCGATTGGTCGCTGTCCCGCAACCGCTACTGGGGAACGCCACTGCCGGTGTGGCGTTGCCCGCAGGACCACGTCGTGTGTATCGGTGAGGTCGCCGACCTCGCCGAGCGCGCGGGCCGCGACCTGTCCGGCCTCGATCTGCATCGTCCTTCGATCGACGAGGTCACGTTCGGCTGCACCGAGTGCGGCGGCGAGATGCGGCGTGTCCGAGAGGTGATCGATGCCTGGTACGACTCCGGCTCGATGCCCTTCGCGCAGTGGCACTATCCGTTCGAGCGCGAGGACGTCTTCGAGCGCCGGTTCCCCGCCGACTACATCTGCGAAGGCATCGACCAGACCCGCGGGTGGTTCTACTCGCTGCTCGCGATCGGAACGCTTCTCTGGGAACAATCCGCGTACAAGAACTGCGTCTGCCTCGGGCTGATCGTCCAAGAAGACGGCCGGAAGATGTCGAAGTCGCTCGGAAACGTGCTGGACCCCTGGGAGATCATCGACAAGTTCGGCGCCGACGCGCTTCGTTGGTTCTTCTTCACCGCGGGGAACCCGTGGGCCACCCGCCGCGTCGGTTTCGAAACGATCGCCGAGGTCCAGCGCGGTTTCCAGCGCATGCTCTGGAACGTGTACTCCTTCTACACGCTGTACGCGAACACCGAGAACATCGACCCGACGACCGCCAGCGTCCCGGTGGCCGAACGCCACGAGCTCGATCGGTGGCTGCTCGCCGAGCTGCACGACACCGTGCGGACGGCCACCGCAGGCCTCGAAGGCTACGACTGCACCGCATCCGGGCGGCGGATCGCGGCGTTCGTCGAGGACCTGTCGAACTGGTACGTGCGTCGCTCGCGCCGGCGCTTTTACGCGAAGGAGACCTCCGAGCGCGACAAGGTCGGCGCTCACGCGACGCTCTATGAGTCCTTGAAGGCGCTCGCCCTCCTGCTGGCGCCGTTCACGCCATTCGTGGCCGACGAGATATGGGACAACATCGTCTGCTCCGTTCGACCCGAGGCTCCCGACAGCGTCCACCTCGCCGACTGGCCGGGGTTCGACGAGTCGCTGATCGACGAAGAACTGCGCACCTCGATGGCCGCCGCCCGCCGAGCGGTGACGCTCGGGCTGCAGGCGCGCGAACAAGCCAAGATCAAGGTTCGCCAGCCGCTCGCCCGCGTGCTCATCATCGGCACAGGCGCCGACCAGGCCATCCGTCACGCCGCGATCATCGCGGAGGAGCTGAACGTCAAGATCGTCGAGGTCCTCGCCAACGCACCGACGGAGGAAGACTGGGTAACGGCCGCCGACGGAGGCTTGACCGTCGCGATCGACACGCGCATGACGCCGGAGTTGCTCGGCGAGGGGATGGCCCGCGAACTGTCGCGCGCGGTTCAGAATCTCCGGAAGAAGTCGGGGCTGGCGGTCTCAGACCGGATCCACCTCGGGATCGAGGCGCCCGCCGAGGCGTGGGAGGCGATCGAGCCGCACCTCGACTGGCTCGCCTCAGAGACGCTCGCGACGTCGATCGTTCGCGTCCCCGTCGAGGAACCCGAAGGCAAAGCCGACGTCACCGTGGACGGCTTGCGCATCACGATCTCCCTGCGGCGCGCGTGA
- a CDS encoding DUF933 domain-containing protein, producing the protein MRSVGIVGLPGAGATTIFTALTAAEGSASQRTHQAVVPVPDERLDVLGKLHSSKKIVYASLRFVEVSGLVRRGSRGAGSLSAELLGNLREADALLEVVRAYPGAEPADPARELEELELELTIADLAVIEGKLERDTKAARFDADAKRLIPALERAKETLEAGKPLRGIEWSPEEHRDLTTLAPLTLKPAVVVANAGEGGAEGTLPDGAVVVAGALEAEVAGLEPVDAAELLSSYGLTGRGIDRVIREVYTKLDLVTFLTAGEKESHAWEVHRGATAPEAAGAIHSDFQRGFIRAEVVAYDELVAAGSWNQAKSKGLVRQEGKAYVVREGDVVEFRFAV; encoded by the coding sequence ATGCGGTCGGTCGGGATCGTCGGGTTGCCGGGCGCCGGAGCGACGACGATCTTCACCGCGCTCACCGCCGCCGAGGGATCCGCGTCGCAACGGACGCACCAGGCCGTCGTCCCGGTGCCCGACGAACGCTTGGACGTCCTCGGAAAGCTGCATTCCTCGAAGAAGATCGTGTACGCGTCCCTGCGGTTCGTCGAGGTTTCGGGGTTGGTTCGGCGAGGGTCCCGCGGCGCCGGCTCTTTGTCCGCCGAGCTGCTCGGGAACCTGCGCGAGGCCGACGCGCTCCTCGAAGTGGTCCGCGCGTACCCGGGCGCGGAGCCGGCGGATCCGGCGCGTGAGCTCGAGGAGCTGGAGCTCGAGCTGACGATCGCGGACCTCGCCGTGATCGAAGGGAAGCTTGAGCGCGACACGAAGGCCGCGCGCTTCGACGCCGATGCGAAGCGGCTGATCCCGGCCCTCGAACGTGCGAAGGAGACGCTCGAGGCGGGAAAGCCCCTGCGGGGCATCGAGTGGTCGCCCGAAGAGCATCGGGACCTCACGACGCTCGCGCCGCTCACGCTGAAACCCGCCGTGGTGGTGGCGAATGCCGGCGAGGGCGGCGCCGAAGGGACACTCCCGGACGGCGCGGTCGTGGTCGCCGGAGCGCTCGAGGCGGAGGTCGCCGGCCTCGAGCCGGTCGATGCCGCGGAGTTGCTGTCGTCCTACGGTCTTACCGGCCGCGGGATCGACCGGGTGATCCGCGAGGTGTACACCAAACTCGACCTGGTCACGTTCCTGACGGCCGGGGAGAAAGAGTCGCACGCGTGGGAGGTGCATCGGGGCGCGACCGCCCCGGAAGCCGCCGGCGCGATCCACTCGGACTTCCAGCGCGGTTTCATCCGCGCAGAAGTCGTCGCCTACGACGAGCTCGTTGCGGCCGGCTCCTGGAACCAGGCCAAATCGAAGGGCCTCGTCCGCCAGGAAGGAAAGGCGTACGTCGTCCGCGAAGGCGACGTCGTCGAGTTCCGCTTCGCGGTCTGA
- a CDS encoding response regulator translates to MAKLLVVDDEPAIRLLMQAILSQEGHDVDTASDGVEALASVEQELPDVILLDLAMPQMDGWRFLEELRNRGLRSKVRVIIVSAMSDAESLERGQSEGVAEHVAKPFDADAIVRSVEAVLQEAPEDVLARRAHPEDLARLIGKLQSLEQ, encoded by the coding sequence ATGGCGAAGCTGCTCGTCGTGGACGATGAGCCGGCGATCCGCCTGTTGATGCAAGCCATCCTTTCGCAGGAAGGCCACGACGTCGACACGGCATCGGACGGAGTCGAGGCGCTCGCGTCCGTTGAACAGGAGCTGCCCGACGTCATCCTGCTCGACCTCGCCATGCCGCAGATGGATGGCTGGCGCTTCCTCGAGGAGCTCCGCAACCGCGGCCTCCGCTCGAAGGTTCGCGTCATCATCGTGTCGGCGATGTCGGACGCCGAGTCGCTCGAGCGGGGCCAGTCCGAAGGCGTGGCCGAGCACGTCGCCAAGCCGTTCGACGCGGACGCGATCGTGCGGTCGGTGGAAGCCGTGCTCCAGGAGGCGCCGGAGGACGTGCTCGCCCGGCGAGCCCATCCCGAGGATCTCGCCCGCCTCATCGGCAAGCTTCAGTCGCTCGAACAGTAG
- a CDS encoding type II toxin-antitoxin system antitoxin SocA domain-containing protein produces MASVDDVAAAIISEHPGLDQMQLHKLLYFVQAASLVWQDTPAFDVEIEAWTWGPVTRVIAGRYMQFDKRPIRDPVAGDSKHLDSELRQTIKKVVERYGDLSGPTLAKLTKAPESPWRQVRRGLPDDAWSDREIPRSLIRRYHRQHGVLGTRLTPTEKRLAQRYLENRDTEALADLFEEATGARPQISSELKRASK; encoded by the coding sequence ATGGCGTCCGTCGATGACGTGGCCGCCGCAATCATCAGCGAACATCCCGGGCTGGATCAGATGCAGCTGCACAAGCTGCTCTACTTTGTCCAGGCCGCCAGTCTCGTATGGCAGGACACGCCGGCCTTCGATGTAGAAATTGAGGCTTGGACATGGGGTCCCGTGACTCGTGTGATCGCCGGAAGGTACATGCAGTTTGATAAGCGGCCGATTAGGGATCCTGTCGCAGGCGATTCAAAACACCTCGATAGCGAGCTTCGTCAAACAATCAAGAAAGTGGTCGAAAGGTATGGAGACCTTTCGGGTCCCACCCTGGCGAAACTCACGAAGGCTCCTGAAAGTCCGTGGCGGCAAGTCCGTCGTGGACTTCCTGACGATGCGTGGAGCGATCGAGAGATTCCCAGATCATTGATCAGGCGGTATCACCGTCAGCATGGTGTCCTTGGGACGAGGTTGACGCCTACAGAGAAGCGACTGGCTCAACGGTATCTTGAGAACCGTGACACGGAGGCGCTCGCTGATCTCTTTGAGGAAGCTACTGGCGCAAGGCCCCAGATCTCGAGTGAGCTAAAACGCGCTAGCAAGTGA
- a CDS encoding DivIVA domain-containing protein yields the protein MPVSPQDIQDKEFREAFRGYNEDDVDTFLDEIAVEFARLFQENQRMKVQLAALQQEIARAGRAGSPSAAPSSAAVPAREDDDRIEATRKASEAALEEAKRRASELVQRAEQRAREIDELTARRAKDVDSDASNALTDAQQRIAELRRQEVDIRKRIRTFLEQQLSGLEAVDLGGGSSSQRNAVVERMARDLAAEEPAPAPQGAGPGEGFWKAE from the coding sequence ATGCCCGTCTCGCCGCAGGACATCCAGGACAAGGAATTCCGCGAGGCTTTCCGCGGCTACAACGAAGACGACGTCGACACGTTCCTCGATGAGATTGCGGTCGAGTTCGCCCGGCTGTTCCAGGAGAACCAGCGGATGAAGGTTCAGCTCGCCGCGCTCCAGCAGGAGATCGCGCGAGCGGGACGGGCCGGATCCCCGTCCGCCGCCCCGAGCTCGGCCGCGGTGCCCGCCCGCGAAGACGACGACCGGATCGAAGCAACACGCAAGGCGAGCGAGGCGGCGCTGGAGGAGGCGAAGCGAAGGGCCTCGGAGCTCGTTCAGCGTGCGGAGCAGCGCGCGCGAGAGATCGACGAGCTCACGGCACGGCGCGCGAAGGACGTCGACTCCGACGCGTCCAACGCGCTGACCGACGCGCAGCAGCGCATCGCCGAGCTGCGCCGGCAAGAGGTCGACATCCGCAAGCGCATCCGCACCTTCCTCGAGCAGCAGCTCTCGGGCCTCGAGGCGGTAGACCTGGGGGGCGGCTCCTCCTCGCAACGGAACGCGGTCGTGGAACGGATGGCTCGGGACCTGGCCGCTGAGGAACCGGCTCCGGCGCCGCAGGGCGCAGGCCCGGGCGAGGGCTTTTGGAAAGCGGAATAA
- a CDS encoding YggT family protein, with product MICTLLSLYSFLLFVRLLLSWFPHPPDWARPIYVFLFAITDPVLRLVRPILPPLRMGGAALDLSPILVFIAIRVIVEILHTQGVC from the coding sequence ATGATCTGCACGCTCCTGAGCCTCTACTCGTTCCTGCTCTTCGTTCGCCTGCTCCTATCCTGGTTCCCGCATCCGCCCGATTGGGCCCGGCCGATCTATGTGTTCCTGTTCGCGATCACGGACCCGGTGCTGCGGCTCGTGCGTCCGATCCTCCCGCCGCTGCGGATGGGCGGGGCCGCCCTCGACCTGTCGCCGATCCTCGTCTTCATCGCCATCCGGGTGATCGTGGAGATCCTCCATACCCAAGGGGTCTGTTGA
- the sepF gene encoding cell division protein SepF, with amino-acid sequence MWKRSLVYLGLMEEDEELEEMQHPDDGKVEEPTRMVRTLRREEARETTHPAGRGNIRSLGTAGPPRQVHVVEPRIYDDAQEFADRLKSGVPVIINLRLTEPKHAPKILHFASGLVYGLNGRMQKVADAVYLITPFNVEISADEKRRLAEHGFFNDF; translated from the coding sequence ATGTGGAAGCGGTCTCTCGTCTACCTCGGCCTCATGGAGGAGGACGAGGAGCTCGAGGAGATGCAGCATCCCGACGACGGCAAGGTCGAAGAGCCCACGCGCATGGTCCGCACGCTCCGCCGCGAGGAGGCTCGCGAGACGACCCACCCGGCCGGCCGTGGGAACATCCGGTCGCTCGGAACGGCCGGCCCGCCACGGCAGGTGCACGTCGTCGAGCCGCGGATCTACGACGATGCGCAGGAGTTCGCGGACCGGCTCAAGTCCGGCGTCCCTGTGATCATCAACCTCCGTCTCACGGAGCCCAAGCACGCTCCGAAGATCCTGCACTTCGCCTCCGGCCTGGTGTACGGGCTGAACGGACGGATGCAGAAGGTGGCCGACGCCGTGTACCTCATCACCCCGTTCAACGTGGAGATCTCCGCGGACGAGAAGCGCCGCCTCGCGGAGCACGGCTTCTTCAACGACTTCTAG
- a CDS encoding YggS family pyridoxal phosphate-dependent enzyme, with protein MSDGTEVAQRLGEVRERIADAALGSGRDPGTVRLVVVTKEVSLEGIREAIDAGATDLGENRAQELAAKMQALAGVASHRWHFIGTLQRNKVKLVTGRVALIHGVDSIELGQAISQRAASEGVVQDVLVEVNVSGEASKHGVDPPEAWALVASLAGLPGIRLKGLMTIAPPGSGVASRAAFSGLRELRDRLQGELGGGTLDELSMGMTSDFEVAVEEGATIVRVGTAIFGPRR; from the coding sequence GTGAGCGACGGAACGGAAGTCGCCCAACGGCTCGGCGAGGTTCGCGAGCGGATCGCGGACGCCGCGCTCGGCTCGGGGCGAGACCCGGGGACGGTGCGGCTCGTCGTCGTCACCAAAGAGGTCTCCCTCGAAGGGATCCGCGAGGCGATCGATGCCGGGGCGACGGACCTGGGCGAGAACCGCGCACAGGAGCTGGCCGCGAAGATGCAGGCGCTGGCGGGCGTTGCCTCCCACCGCTGGCACTTCATCGGAACGCTCCAGCGCAACAAGGTGAAGCTCGTGACCGGCCGCGTGGCGCTGATCCACGGCGTCGACTCGATCGAGCTCGGGCAGGCCATCTCACAACGGGCCGCATCCGAGGGCGTGGTCCAGGATGTCCTGGTCGAGGTCAACGTCTCGGGCGAAGCCTCGAAGCACGGCGTCGACCCGCCAGAGGCCTGGGCCCTCGTCGCGTCGCTCGCCGGCCTGCCGGGGATCCGGCTGAAAGGCTTGATGACGATCGCGCCGCCCGGCTCCGGGGTCGCGTCCCGGGCGGCGTTCTCCGGCCTCAGAGAGCTCCGAGACCGTCTCCAAGGTGAGCTCGGCGGGGGCACCCTGGATGAGTTGTCGATGGGCATGACGTCGGACTTCGAGGTCGCCGTCGAGGAGGGGGCGACGATCGTTCGGGTTGGGACCGCGATCTTCGGGCCGCGGCGGTGA
- the pgeF gene encoding peptidoglycan editing factor PgeF, with translation MPRSTTRSVTRCGSPSSPPASSGGRRVRSRRRSRSKRKKRSSGSRHGGRSCSTPTRSSRTSPRSFVGKKRGEPPTFAWRTFPQEPGASPGAYLTVPALALSGIRTAFTTRHGGVSDAPFASLNLSYSSGDDAELVRRNRTRALRVVDASLGSWTGARQVHGTHVVKVGAAERGAGWDSPASVVPDADALWTEEPDVALVVVTADCAPILLADPPGRRIGVVHAGWRGLVAGIIEEAVRALGSPTRLAAFIGPSIGPCCYEVGKDVAVPAAERLGEVVYRRGDRTHLDLWRGATTALARAGVHEVWPAALCTRCEPDRFYSHRAGGRGRQGLIARMDPS, from the coding sequence GTGCCGCGATCGACGACTCGCTCGGTGACGAGGTGCGGGTCACCGTCATCGCCGCCGGCTTCGAGCGGTGGTCGACGCGTGAGGTCACGACGTCGCTCGCGCTCGAAGAGGAAGAAGAGGAGCTCGGGCAGCCGGCACGGCGGACGCTCGTGTTCGACGCCGACGAGGAGCTCGAGGACATCCCCTCGTTCCTTCGTCGGTAAGAAGCGGGGGGAACCGCCCACGTTCGCTTGGCGGACCTTCCCCCAAGAGCCGGGGGCGAGCCCCGGGGCGTACCTAACCGTCCCGGCGCTCGCCCTTTCCGGTATCCGGACGGCGTTCACCACGCGCCACGGCGGCGTCAGCGACGCTCCGTTCGCCTCGCTGAACCTCTCGTACTCCTCGGGGGACGACGCCGAGCTCGTGCGGCGGAACCGCACGCGGGCGCTCCGGGTCGTCGACGCCTCCCTGGGATCGTGGACCGGGGCGCGCCAGGTTCACGGCACGCACGTCGTCAAAGTCGGCGCGGCGGAGCGCGGCGCGGGATGGGACTCGCCGGCCAGCGTCGTGCCCGATGCCGACGCGCTTTGGACCGAAGAGCCCGACGTCGCCCTCGTCGTCGTCACGGCCGACTGCGCGCCGATCCTTCTCGCCGATCCGCCGGGCCGCCGCATCGGCGTCGTCCATGCCGGATGGCGCGGCCTCGTCGCCGGGATCATCGAGGAGGCGGTTCGGGCGCTCGGTTCTCCCACGAGGCTGGCCGCCTTCATCGGTCCGTCGATCGGGCCGTGTTGCTACGAGGTTGGGAAAGACGTGGCGGTACCGGCGGCCGAGCGGCTGGGAGAGGTCGTCTACCGGCGCGGCGACCGGACGCACCTCGATCTATGGCGCGGCGCGACCACGGCGCTGGCTCGGGCCGGCGTCCACGAGGTGTGGCCGGCAGCCCTCTGCACACGGTGCGAGCCCGACCGTTTCTACTCTCATCGCGCCGGTGGCCGCGGCCGGCAAGGCCTGATCGCGAGGATGGATCCGAGTTGA
- a CDS encoding FtsQ-type POTRA domain-containing protein, giving the protein MARQPAKVLRTQRFASRRRDVRRARQLRRRRVTVTVVVLGLLAAGGWMLARSSLFALELIEVAGARTLSHIDIVRASGLKAGANMLSLDLDAVEARVARLPMVRTVDVTKPAPSRVRILVTERSPAFVLETIHGLYYLDAEAVVLEPTSGLDPSLPTVRSLSRAPDEAGDRIRTADVANAMSLWAALPAALRGGPSLIDVTAGSFTLVGRGLTIKFGPFDRIDQKIEAVRLVTERAKAARERLSTIDVRSPGRPAAIAA; this is encoded by the coding sequence ATGGCGCGCCAGCCCGCTAAGGTTCTCCGGACCCAGCGGTTCGCATCGCGACGGCGTGACGTGCGCCGCGCCAGGCAACTCCGCCGGCGCCGTGTGACCGTCACCGTCGTGGTTCTCGGGCTACTGGCGGCAGGGGGTTGGATGCTCGCGCGATCATCGCTGTTCGCCCTCGAGCTGATCGAGGTTGCCGGGGCTAGGACGCTGTCGCACATCGACATCGTTCGCGCGAGCGGGCTGAAAGCCGGAGCCAACATGCTTTCGCTCGATCTCGATGCGGTCGAGGCACGGGTCGCACGCCTTCCCATGGTCCGTACGGTCGACGTCACGAAGCCGGCGCCGTCTCGGGTGCGGATCCTGGTGACCGAGAGGAGTCCGGCCTTCGTGCTCGAGACGATCCACGGGCTCTACTACCTCGACGCGGAAGCGGTCGTGCTCGAGCCTACGTCGGGGCTCGACCCTTCCCTCCCGACGGTCCGGTCCCTGTCCCGTGCGCCCGACGAGGCCGGCGATCGGATCCGAACGGCGGACGTGGCCAACGCCATGTCGCTCTGGGCCGCTCTGCCCGCCGCGCTGCGCGGGGGTCCGAGCCTCATCGACGTGACCGCCGGCAGCTTCACGCTTGTGGGCAGGGGCCTGACGATCAAGTTCGGGCCCTTCGACCGGATCGACCAGAAGATCGAAGCGGTACGCCTCGTGACCGAGCGAGCCAAGGCGGCTCGGGAGCGCCTCTCCACGATCGACGTGCGCTCGCCGGGCCGTCCGGCCGCCATCGCAGCGTAA